Within the Bombyx mori chromosome 24, ASM3026992v2 genome, the region TCGATCGTATCatgatttaatgtttatttttatttatttcttcctGTTTATGTTTGTTGATACAATCTCTGAAATTATTAACTGCGGTTTGACACTTTCTCCAGTCTTTCGTTTCGGCGATGCATTCCTAAAAATGTTCAAACAAACATTAATTACTTTgaattatctctatatataaaaatgaagtgctgttcgttagtctcgctaaaactcgagaacggctgaaccgatttggctagtcttgaattatttgtggaagtccagagaaggtttaaaatgtagataaatgtgttccccgtcggtcttttatttatcgattgaggcactacgaagtctgccgggtcagcaagtaaaatataaaaacaaacctaGATATTATAACTTTCAAATGTGACTCAAAACACGTCGGTATATTAAATTAGCAGTgtattgcatttttatatttaatacagtTAAATTAACTTACGTGaatcatttttaaaacaaacctGCACTTTATAGTGTAGTTCCAGACAGCCAGTTTTTTTCAGCATGCCTTCCACGGGATCATCATCACTGCCGATCTGTTCTCGAGGTTTTATAGTCATATTTTCGTATGAAATACGTTTTAGTGGcaatattaatttctttttggTCTAACTGTAGCACAACAAGAACATAACCTTAAAACAAATCAGCTGAGAAGTTGACGTATTATATTGGAAATTTGAAACTATCATGCTGTTGGCGTATAATTACAAGTTACTTTTATATTCTGTTGCATTATAACTTGTATTCCGTTTCACGCATAGTAACAAAAAGCTTTGTCAATACAAAATGCTAAGGTTAAATGATTATAATAATCCATTATTCACGTAATGAACTAACACTCAGCTCATAGTGTCTACAATCACCCACAATATGACTCATGAGCAACATCTGTTGGTTGACGATCATAATTTGTCGCTATAATATTGAGAAAATGCCGCTGccgaatataaataatatttattttatttatttacagtctTTAATGCTGCCTGTTCCTTGGTTGAAACGCTCACGAGCAACCAAGATTTGCACGAGCGTTTTCATCATATTCTCCATTTCTAGAAGCATAAccaaaaacatttgtttttccAGCGTTTAAAGTTTTAACAAACAGTAATGACTAGTTCATCATCAGTAAGAATTAAAAGATATTATTAGAGTTAAAATAACagatgctttaacaaaaatgtaGTATTACTGCGTGCGCTAAGAGATACAAACATcagaaaaactttatttaaccttACGTAAATTAAACggctgtctggaagagatcgcttttaacgATAAAactgcctattgtacaaatgtatctgctttacAATTGTTTAaccagcctactgagtttctcgccggatcttctcagtggatcgcgtttccgatccggtggcagattctgcgaagcacgactcttgctagggttcgtgttagcatcgtcgtcaggtttgagccccgtgagctcacctactagttacggttaagctggaatagcctctctaggctaccagcttaggtttaaaaaaaaactgtttttttttaaatgttaattgtgttttggtgtgcaataaaatatattctctCTCTGACCTTACCTTATTTTACTATAACTTTAAGTGCAGAAAGTGTCCGTCGACAGGGAGTAAATgaaggtggcgccacagtagcaagtggaaaggtTTTAAAAACGGCGCCTTAAACTATCacacttctttttatttttttccctccctattcgccggtagcctaagaggttatCTCAGCttcgcccggacgggtaggtgagctcacggactcaacctgagagaatttgctaacactagccctggcaagagcagtgcttcgcagaatctaccaccggatcggaatcacgagccactgagaagatccagcgaggaactcagtgggttgggtctatgggctaattcactcgtcgaactcacGGACGGCGACCCGTGCTTGTGAGGCGGCTAAGcaattagcggcggccacgataagaaggTCTTTGTGTctcgccgctttgtcgaagtagcgttccGACGCTTCCTTTAGATTTTTACGTATCGGTACTAAATTTAGGTCACcgtgaagatctacattcctcacataccacggtgctccgaaggctatcctgcagaaacgggattggatgaccagtgtgcttagtgcgagttttctaacgttctcgataacgtaaaggttagctcatatttgtatggaatggtatcgtttacctatgtttgccgctaggggtgctgttccaactgtatataaaattgggctaacttttacgctatcgagaacgttagaaaactcgcactaagcacactggagagtaattacgtacgtacgtaatgtacgggccgcgtgagtgaacactacacttgcataggtcatgacgaaacgtatgcaagttttataGTGTCACCTTGTTATGAAGAGACATTGtacttcgcttgcagatcatggggtagagtcgacCGAGTTAGAACGCGGCTCGGTCGCGCACTGACTCAATATGGGGCCCGAATGTCATCCCTTATCGAGTGACGCCTAAGTACTTAGCCTTCGAAGCCCTAGCTATGGGCTGGCCAAGGATTTTTATGGCGGCAATGGAGTTACGGCCCCTAGTCAGTGACGAGATACTAACAGTAGTGTCGGGATATCACACTTCACTTTAAGCTAGcactgtttaaaactgctattttCGTATTATTCCCACTTGCTACACTAGCGCTAATTCGGTGAGTTTTCGAACTATAATTTGCTGTTTACAGATGGAtattttttcaacttgtcccctattCAAGATGGTACTCCTTCCTTCTAGTTTCCctcacacacagcccactgagtttctcgccggatcttctcagtgggtcgcgtttccgatccggtggtagattctgcgaagcactgctcttgctagggttcgtgttagcaacgtcatcaggtttgagccccgtgagctcccctactagttaaggcgacgctgatatagcctctcaaggctatcagcttaggtaggaaaaaaaatgtagtttctATAATTTTAAGGAAGAACTTCTATTAATTCTAAGAAAATGCGTAGTTTTACTGTTTAAAATGTACAATGCTTAAGACGCTTTCtcaaacaaacacaaaaaaaaattgttatattatattatttttttaatataaaattaacagtaaTTTAACAATAATTGCTTAAGCTAATATCTTGCTCTTGTTACGAAGTGCCGTATAGGCGACCAAGATTGAGATGAATGTTGCCAGTATCTCGGAGTTCACCCATGGCCCGGAGTAGCCTGGAGAAAAAATTGAGTTATCTTATTAGTCTTTTTGTTATTGCGTTACATGAGAGGAGTTCAAAACCCGTCTAGACTCACAAACAGATCAAAATGACAATGTTACCTGTATCTTGAGATTGTGTGTGATGGAGATATCGTCTTCTCTcattttaaaactgtataatctcaaaacatactaattttacaggagagtcttttaaaggtttaacatgtaatatttttaatattaatcatctttgcaacatttattttatattttttaccagttattaTCATTATCTGTTTTTTCAAGtaagattatattatgtattaattttgttaatagtaaaacatagttaaactaaaaaaaaaaaaaaactaaaactaaactaagcacttttgacaatatttatgataaaaatactgatgatgcgaaatgtttacgcatacatatattattaactcaatttcgaatatttttggaaattgtacacttttaatgcgaaaaggcgatatgtCGATCCATGACATTTTTGTACCAGTAATAGGTAGAAC harbors:
- the LOC101738248 gene encoding cytochrome c oxidase assembly factor 4 homolog, mitochondrial — protein: MTIKPREQIGSDDDPVEGMLKKTGCLELHYKVQECIAETKDWRKCQTAVNNFRDCINKHKQEEINKNKH